In Chamaesiphon minutus PCC 6605, a genomic segment contains:
- a CDS encoding ISL3 family transposase, which yields MRVESQRQYEGIGIILQVEAIKKESKCHRCGTKSSSLHQNNRYIVKDLPWGEQQVHLEINRRQFKCKKCQKPFSEQLEFVKGRRTYTSRLAKKILAEALEGDIQSVARTGVMTTAEIERIIEDAAAELNGEKPTDLRKLGIDEIAMVKGQGKYCAVLVDIERGKLLAIIESRKSEEIEKILKGWGTEVLERIEEVSIDLWKGYKSLAIEVMPNAQVVADRFHVTAQINSELDKLRKQEKRAIEAKLKSAKTLEQKNEYTRQLAVIKSSKYALLKNEKELREEKEQEKLKQVREEFANIRAAHLLKEKWREIMEKTTSWMRGLLKIRHWLVRAKQHLPNSCGTISRWLTEIVAYFDERTTSGVVEGINNKIKLIKRTAYGFTNFNNFRNRCLLTWRFNY from the coding sequence ATGCGAGTAGAGTCGCAGCGACAATATGAAGGAATAGGCATCATCTTACAGGTAGAAGCAATAAAGAAAGAAAGCAAATGCCATAGATGCGGAACGAAGAGTAGTAGCTTACATCAGAATAATAGATACATAGTAAAAGATTTGCCGTGGGGAGAGCAGCAAGTTCACCTAGAAATAAACAGAAGACAATTTAAATGTAAAAAATGTCAAAAACCATTTAGCGAACAACTAGAATTTGTTAAAGGCAGAAGAACATATACTTCAAGACTAGCTAAAAAAATCCTAGCAGAAGCACTAGAAGGAGATATTCAGAGCGTAGCTAGAACAGGAGTAATGACGACAGCAGAAATAGAGAGAATAATTGAAGACGCAGCAGCAGAGCTAAACGGAGAAAAGCCAACGGATTTAAGAAAACTGGGAATAGATGAAATAGCAATGGTAAAAGGACAAGGAAAATATTGTGCAGTATTAGTAGATATAGAGCGAGGAAAATTATTAGCAATAATCGAAAGCAGAAAGAGTGAAGAAATAGAGAAAATCCTGAAAGGATGGGGGACAGAGGTACTGGAAAGGATCGAAGAAGTCAGCATAGACTTATGGAAAGGGTATAAAAGCTTAGCGATAGAAGTGATGCCTAATGCTCAAGTAGTAGCAGACAGATTTCATGTAACAGCGCAAATAAATAGTGAGTTAGATAAGCTGAGAAAACAAGAAAAAAGAGCGATAGAGGCTAAACTTAAATCCGCAAAGACATTAGAGCAAAAGAATGAATACACTCGGCAATTGGCAGTAATAAAATCGAGTAAATATGCGCTGCTAAAAAATGAAAAAGAGTTAAGAGAGGAGAAAGAACAAGAGAAGCTCAAGCAGGTTAGAGAAGAATTTGCCAACATTAGGGCAGCACATCTACTCAAAGAAAAATGGAGAGAGATAATGGAAAAAACAACATCGTGGATGAGAGGACTATTGAAAATTAGACATTGGCTGGTAAGAGCCAAGCAGCATTTGCCAAATAGTTGTGGCACAATCTCGCGATGGTTAACAGAGATAGTTGCTTACTTTGATGAGCGAACTACTAGTGGTGTAGTTGAGGGAATTAATAATAAGATTAAGCTCATCAAGCGTACTGCTTATGGCTTCACTAATTTCAACAACTTCCGAAACAGATGCTTGCTAACTTGGAGATTCAATTATTGA
- a CDS encoding TerC family protein: MLDLPLSFNLNTSILLLVLVALESVLSADNAVALASISQGLADDKLRRQALNIGLILAYILRMILILAATWVVRYWQFQVLGAAYLLWLVFQYFTSKDGEDGKPHGSKFTNVWQAIPTIAITDLAFSLDSVASAIAVSTDTWLVISGATIGIIVLRFMAGLFIRWLDEYTYLEDAGYITVGLVGIKLLVRAVFPEQEIPEILVVAIVGIVFAWGFSQRKDVAEKLPD; encoded by the coding sequence ATGCTCGATTTACCATTAAGCTTTAATCTAAATACATCAATATTGCTTCTAGTACTGGTTGCTTTAGAATCAGTATTATCTGCTGATAATGCCGTCGCTCTAGCTTCGATTTCTCAAGGATTAGCTGATGATAAATTACGCCGTCAGGCATTAAATATCGGTCTGATTCTCGCTTATATCCTCAGAATGATCTTGATTTTAGCCGCTACCTGGGTAGTACGTTACTGGCAATTTCAGGTTTTAGGTGCTGCTTATTTACTGTGGTTGGTATTTCAGTATTTTACTTCTAAAGATGGTGAAGATGGTAAGCCTCATGGCTCGAAATTTACTAATGTTTGGCAAGCAATTCCAACAATCGCGATTACTGATTTAGCTTTTTCTCTAGATAGTGTCGCTTCTGCGATTGCTGTATCTACAGATACATGGCTGGTAATTAGCGGTGCGACAATCGGGATTATTGTGCTCCGGTTTATGGCAGGATTATTTATTCGCTGGCTAGATGAGTATACTTATTTAGAAGATGCTGGTTATATTACGGTTGGTTTAGTTGGCATCAAACTTTTGGTTAGAGCAGTATTTCCCGAACAAGAGATTCCTGAAATATTAGTAGTTGCGATCGTCGGTATTGTTTTTGCTTGGGGATTTTCGCAACGGAAAGATGTAGCTGAAAAGTTACCCGATTGA
- a CDS encoding efflux RND transporter permease subunit, which produces MLGNIVQWVINRRWLVVIAAVIVSLWTVYVIPQMPLDVLPAFAPPQVEIQTEAPGLAPEEVESLVTLPIESAINGTPGVTAVRSSSAAGISVVRTVFGWSTDIYQARQLITERLQQAVSKLPPGVEPPQMSPTTSPVGLVVQYAFTVADSEQSASPNSLMAARRIVDWQVTNRLLAVPGVSQVLVFGGDERQFQVLVDPVKLAAFNITLDQVAQATRKANVNAAGGFFITPDTEKLIRGIGRIESIEDLQKSTIVSRNGTPVRLQDVADVQIGAALKRGDGSFNGKPAIIVMVNKQPSFDTPTVSRAVEKAVAELKIGLPKDIQVKTTFRQDSYIESSVDNVRSSLIQGSIIAAIILIPFLLNWRILTVCLLDFFLTLLFGMLVLSWLGVGLNTMTLGGLAVAIGTAIDDAIVYGENTYRRLRENKAEGNPLTPLEIIFEGSQEVRDSLLGATIIGIIVFSPIFTLPGIEGKIFTPMGIAYLAVVVVSSLESLLVSPALCAILLPATKVSQREPWLARFCKAIYNACLNFAMKNSLLIMGTATVLTVASIVVIPSFGRAFLPEFQEQTMVNTLLSYPTVSLEVSTKAGHVVEESLKNDKRFTFIQTRAGRAAGDSDAAGVNLAHVDVEISKIGMEDREESLKVMRKAFEKIPGAAANIGGFLQHRMDEVLSGVRSSIAVKIFGSDLAELRKIGQEVEKQMATVDGVVDLQLEPQLPVPQIQIKFDRDAASRYGHTVGDLSETIETALNGRVVSKVLENQQSFDLVVWLKPEARQSLETIRNLLIDTPNNQKIPLASIAKIEQGKGPNTINRENVSRLIVVSANAKGRDIRSIVSEIEAKVKSNIQLPTGYFIQYAGQFEAEERATKNILVFGAIAFVAITVLMYLSVKSIPSTLMIMINLPIALVGGVIAVALTGGVISIASLVGFVSLFGVATRNGLLLVDNYNTKYAEGMPMKDIIVKGSMERLNAILMTALTSGLGLAPMVFQGGSGQELLQPLSIVVFGGLFTSTAITLLVLPALYAKFGKHLFPKKVEEPKAEQFFMHM; this is translated from the coding sequence ATGCTCGGAAATATCGTTCAGTGGGTAATTAACCGTCGCTGGCTGGTCGTAATAGCCGCTGTTATCGTCTCATTGTGGACGGTTTATGTCATTCCCCAGATGCCGCTGGATGTGTTGCCAGCTTTTGCGCCGCCGCAAGTGGAAATCCAAACCGAAGCCCCCGGACTCGCACCAGAGGAAGTAGAATCGCTAGTAACATTACCGATCGAGAGTGCGATTAACGGTACGCCTGGAGTCACTGCCGTGCGTTCGTCGAGTGCGGCAGGAATTTCAGTAGTGCGGACGGTCTTTGGTTGGTCAACTGACATTTATCAGGCGCGGCAACTGATTACCGAGCGACTGCAACAAGCTGTCAGTAAACTACCGCCAGGAGTCGAACCGCCCCAAATGTCTCCCACCACTTCTCCTGTCGGGTTGGTGGTGCAGTACGCTTTTACCGTCGCCGATAGCGAGCAGAGTGCTAGTCCAAATTCCTTAATGGCAGCTCGGCGGATTGTCGATTGGCAAGTGACAAATCGCCTCCTAGCCGTGCCAGGAGTCAGTCAAGTTTTGGTGTTTGGTGGCGACGAGCGACAGTTTCAAGTATTAGTCGATCCGGTTAAATTAGCAGCTTTTAATATTACTCTAGACCAAGTTGCCCAAGCGACTAGAAAAGCGAATGTCAATGCCGCAGGTGGCTTTTTTATTACTCCCGATACCGAGAAATTGATTCGGGGCATCGGTAGGATCGAATCGATCGAAGATCTCCAAAAATCGACGATTGTCTCCCGTAATGGCACCCCCGTCAGATTGCAAGATGTTGCCGATGTCCAAATTGGTGCGGCATTAAAACGCGGCGATGGCAGTTTTAATGGTAAGCCAGCAATTATCGTGATGGTAAATAAGCAGCCCAGCTTCGATACGCCAACTGTCAGCCGTGCGGTGGAAAAAGCGGTCGCCGAACTTAAAATTGGCTTGCCCAAAGATATTCAAGTTAAGACCACTTTTCGTCAAGATAGTTATATCGAATCTTCCGTCGATAACGTGCGTTCTTCGTTGATTCAAGGCAGTATCATCGCGGCGATTATTCTGATTCCATTTCTATTGAATTGGCGAATTCTGACGGTGTGTTTATTAGACTTTTTCTTAACATTACTATTTGGGATGTTGGTACTGTCATGGTTGGGAGTTGGTTTGAATACCATGACATTAGGCGGCTTGGCGGTCGCAATTGGGACGGCGATCGATGATGCGATCGTTTATGGTGAAAATACCTATCGTCGCTTGCGCGAAAATAAAGCTGAGGGTAATCCACTCACCCCGCTAGAAATCATCTTTGAAGGTTCTCAAGAAGTTCGCGATTCGCTCTTGGGCGCGACGATTATTGGGATTATTGTTTTCTCGCCGATTTTTACATTACCAGGCATTGAAGGGAAGATTTTCACGCCGATGGGAATTGCTTATTTAGCAGTAGTTGTCGTTTCTAGTTTAGAATCTCTACTCGTTTCTCCGGCTTTGTGTGCGATTTTACTACCTGCTACTAAGGTATCACAACGAGAACCGTGGCTGGCGAGATTTTGCAAGGCAATTTATAACGCGTGCTTGAATTTCGCGATGAAAAATTCCCTATTAATCATGGGGACTGCCACAGTTTTAACCGTCGCATCAATTGTAGTCATTCCTTCATTTGGCAGAGCATTTTTACCAGAGTTTCAAGAACAGACGATGGTAAACACATTACTGTCTTACCCAACTGTTTCCCTCGAAGTTAGCACCAAAGCGGGTCATGTGGTCGAAGAGTCATTGAAAAATGATAAGCGGTTTACATTCATTCAAACTCGCGCCGGACGAGCCGCTGGTGACTCTGATGCCGCAGGTGTGAATCTGGCTCACGTTGATGTCGAAATAAGTAAAATCGGGATGGAAGATCGGGAGGAATCGCTTAAAGTAATGCGAAAAGCATTCGAGAAAATCCCAGGTGCAGCCGCAAATATCGGTGGATTTTTACAACATCGGATGGATGAAGTTTTATCAGGGGTGCGAAGTTCGATCGCGGTGAAAATTTTCGGTTCTGACTTAGCCGAGTTACGGAAAATCGGCCAAGAAGTAGAAAAACAAATGGCAACAGTCGATGGTGTCGTCGATTTACAACTCGAACCCCAATTGCCAGTACCGCAGATTCAAATTAAATTCGATCGCGATGCTGCCAGTCGTTACGGGCATACAGTAGGGGATTTATCTGAGACGATTGAAACTGCCCTCAATGGTAGGGTCGTTTCTAAAGTGCTCGAAAATCAACAATCTTTCGATTTGGTTGTCTGGTTGAAACCCGAAGCACGGCAGAGTCTAGAAACTATTCGCAATCTCTTAATCGATACTCCCAATAATCAAAAAATCCCGTTAGCTAGTATCGCTAAGATCGAGCAAGGGAAAGGGCCAAATACCATCAATCGAGAAAATGTTTCGCGCTTAATCGTCGTATCAGCCAATGCCAAAGGTCGCGATATCCGCTCGATCGTTTCTGAGATCGAAGCTAAAGTTAAAAGCAACATTCAATTGCCGACGGGATATTTTATTCAATACGCAGGTCAGTTTGAAGCTGAAGAACGTGCCACTAAAAACATTTTAGTTTTTGGCGCGATCGCGTTTGTTGCCATTACCGTCCTGATGTATCTTTCTGTTAAATCTATCCCATCAACACTAATGATTATGATTAACTTACCAATTGCTTTGGTAGGTGGGGTAATTGCTGTGGCTCTGACGGGTGGTGTAATTTCAATAGCGTCTCTAGTGGGATTTGTATCCTTATTTGGGGTGGCGACTCGGAACGGGTTATTACTAGTAGATAACTACAATACTAAATACGCCGAAGGAATGCCTATGAAGGACATCATTGTCAAAGGTTCGATGGAGCGACTAAATGCGATCTTGATGACAGCTTTAACTTCAGGGTTGGGTTTAGCACCGATGGTATTCCAAGGTGGATCGGGACAGGAATTATTACAGCCTCTATCGATCGTTGTATTTGGTGGTTTGTTTACTTCTACGGCGATTACGTTATTGGTATTACCCGCTCTATATGCCAAGTTTGGGAAGCATTTATTCCCGAAAAAAGTGGAAGAACCGAAAGCAGAACAATTTTTCATGCACATGTAA